One genomic segment of Candidatus Neomarinimicrobiota bacterium includes these proteins:
- a CDS encoding CBS domain-containing protein, which produces MPDFLNDEFQQMNELESEEEKEIPAAISVKDPLSSLDLDQMVTVERGTTVEKAIKLFQSEAAACVLVVDDRRLVGIFTERDVIKKLVGKGLDHSKEIVDNYMTADPDVLKNDDPVAFALNRMTDGGYRHVPIVDDNGMPIGLVGILDIVKQLASYYSDEVLNLPPEPLRGPQVRPEGG; this is translated from the coding sequence GTGCCTGATTTTCTGAACGACGAGTTTCAACAAATGAATGAGTTGGAGTCCGAGGAGGAGAAGGAGATTCCGGCGGCCATCTCCGTTAAGGATCCCTTAAGTTCTCTCGACCTGGATCAAATGGTGACTGTGGAGCGAGGGACAACCGTAGAAAAAGCCATCAAGCTGTTCCAGTCCGAGGCCGCAGCCTGTGTTCTGGTTGTGGATGATCGAAGGCTTGTGGGAATTTTCACGGAGAGGGACGTGATCAAGAAACTTGTGGGAAAAGGATTGGATCATTCGAAGGAGATCGTGGACAATTATATGACCGCCGATCCGGATGTTCTGAAGAACGACGACCCTGTCGCCTTCGCTCTGAATCGAATGACGGATGGGGGGTATCGACATGTTCCCATAGTCGACGATAATGGAATGCCCATAGGCCTTGTGGGCATTCTGGATATTGTGAAGCAACTTGCATCTTACTATTCGGATGAAGTGTTGAATTTGCCCCCGGAACCCCTTCGAGGGCCTCAGGTGAGACCCGAGGGGGGATGA
- a CDS encoding flavin reductase family protein, with protein sequence MIENGVFVLTARWENYSFASTVTWVTQTSFKPPLVAIAVKTDSGIYQGVKNSMRFGLHIVGEDQESFAASFFKPSRSDGSTINGHAYGLSPSGIPILRDASAFLECRVTGVVEEGDHHVFVGEVVEAGVRDDSKPLLLRNTRWSYGG encoded by the coding sequence ATGATTGAGAATGGAGTTTTTGTGTTGACCGCCCGGTGGGAAAACTATTCCTTCGCGTCTACCGTCACATGGGTTACCCAGACATCGTTCAAGCCGCCTCTCGTGGCCATCGCCGTCAAAACGGACTCGGGAATCTATCAAGGCGTGAAGAATTCCATGCGGTTCGGTCTGCATATCGTTGGTGAGGATCAAGAATCGTTCGCGGCATCCTTTTTCAAACCTTCTCGGTCAGACGGAAGCACCATCAACGGCCACGCCTACGGACTGAGCCCATCGGGGATTCCCATTCTCAGGGACGCTTCCGCATTCTTGGAGTGCCGGGTGACAGGGGTCGTAGAGGAAGGAGACCATCACGTTTTCGTTGGAGAGGTGGTGGAAGCGGGAGTCCGGGATGATTCCAAGCCCCTCCTCCTCAGAAATACCCGCTGGTCGTACGGGGGGTGA
- a CDS encoding MBL fold metallo-hydrolase, translated as MKIGPYHIFSAETSRCALDGGAMFGIIPKSIWGEQISSDSRNRIPLSTRSLVLTGNGRNILVDTGNGDKWNPKMRSIFKIDTETVNIDRSLDGIGLSPGDVTDVICTHLHFDHAGGNTRIDESGELVPAFPAATYWIQKSNWDLANAPSVKDKASYRQENWAVLARKGMVELVNGEEEFIPGIEIFVANGHTAGQQLPRISDGTQCLFFCGDLFPTVYHLKLPWVMAYDNYPLQTIEEKKAVLSRAFEEEWILFFEHDLKHEAIVLEFDGKDYGIKESFAVEDKTGP; from the coding sequence GTGAAGATCGGGCCATACCATATCTTCTCTGCTGAAACGAGTCGCTGTGCCCTCGACGGGGGTGCCATGTTTGGGATCATTCCGAAATCTATCTGGGGAGAGCAGATATCATCAGACAGCAGAAACCGGATTCCGCTGTCTACCCGGTCTCTCGTGCTCACCGGCAATGGCAGGAATATCCTGGTGGACACGGGAAATGGGGACAAATGGAACCCCAAAATGCGCTCCATATTTAAGATTGACACGGAAACGGTGAACATTGATCGGTCGTTGGACGGAATAGGATTGTCACCGGGGGACGTGACCGACGTTATCTGTACTCACCTTCATTTCGATCATGCAGGGGGCAACACACGAATAGACGAGTCCGGTGAGCTGGTGCCTGCGTTCCCAGCGGCCACCTACTGGATACAAAAGTCCAACTGGGACCTGGCAAATGCCCCTTCGGTTAAGGATAAGGCGAGCTATCGTCAGGAGAACTGGGCAGTGCTGGCCAGAAAAGGGATGGTTGAGCTGGTCAACGGGGAGGAGGAATTCATTCCGGGTATCGAAATCTTTGTTGCCAACGGTCATACGGCTGGACAGCAGTTGCCGAGAATTTCCGATGGAACTCAGTGTCTGTTTTTCTGCGGCGATCTTTTCCCAACGGTATACCACCTCAAATTGCCGTGGGTGATGGCTTATGACAATTATCCACTCCAGACCATTGAAGAGAAGAAAGCGGTACTGTCCAGGGCCTTTGAGGAGGAGTGGATTCTATTCTTCGAGCACGATCTGAAGCACGAGGCGATTGTCCTGGAGTTTGACGGAAAGGATTACGGGATCAAAGAGAGTTTCGCGGTGGAGGATAAGACGGGACCATGA
- the nth gene encoding endonuclease III, protein MRAVISRLRKEYGDPETSLVHRSPHELLVSTILSAQCTDKRVNQVTPALFESYPTVRDFASADVTELAEQIHSCGYHNQKARAIKGSSLMILEEYNGTVPSTRDELLKLPGVGRKTANCVLSYLYGIPAVVVDTHVIRIMGLLGFTNSTDPEKIEREIGEIAPRRDWIDLTLLTIRHGRRVCIARRPRCGECVLNDLCPSSIV, encoded by the coding sequence ATCCGGGCGGTCATATCACGCCTCAGGAAAGAATACGGTGACCCGGAGACGAGTCTTGTCCATCGCTCCCCCCATGAGTTGCTGGTGTCAACCATTCTGTCGGCCCAGTGCACGGACAAACGTGTGAACCAGGTAACGCCGGCACTTTTCGAAAGCTATCCCACCGTTCGTGATTTTGCCTCGGCAGACGTGACTGAACTGGCCGAACAGATCCACTCGTGCGGGTATCACAATCAGAAGGCCCGCGCCATCAAAGGATCCAGCTTGATGATTCTGGAAGAATACAATGGTACTGTTCCCTCCACCCGGGATGAACTGCTGAAATTACCCGGCGTGGGGAGGAAAACCGCCAACTGCGTTTTGAGTTATCTCTACGGAATTCCCGCTGTCGTGGTTGACACTCACGTGATTCGGATTATGGGACTCCTGGGGTTCACGAACTCGACGGATCCGGAAAAGATTGAGCGTGAAATAGGTGAGATAGCCCCGAGGAGAGACTGGATTGATCTGACCCTGCTCACCATCAGGCATGGGAGGCGGGTTTGCATCGCCCGTCGTCCCCGGTGCGGTGAATGCGTCCTGAACGACCTCTGTCCCTCGTCAATTGTCTAA
- a CDS encoding 6-carboxytetrahydropterin synthase, with the protein MPSITKSFKFSAAHQYGNPSWSEEKNREMFGDDVRLHGHDYILEVTVKGDVDPATGFVVNLRELMDVVNKRVITLLDHSTIEKDVHWFREKQPSAENLVVWIWNQIGPELKGVALHRLRLRETDTIYAEYFGPDK; encoded by the coding sequence ATGCCTTCCATCACGAAATCGTTCAAGTTTTCCGCCGCACATCAGTACGGAAATCCCAGCTGGTCGGAGGAAAAAAACCGCGAAATGTTTGGTGACGACGTTCGCCTTCACGGCCACGACTACATTCTGGAGGTTACCGTGAAAGGTGACGTAGATCCCGCGACGGGCTTCGTTGTGAATCTTCGAGAGCTAATGGACGTTGTGAACAAAAGGGTCATCACGCTTCTTGATCATTCAACGATAGAAAAGGACGTCCACTGGTTCAGGGAAAAGCAGCCTTCTGCAGAGAATCTGGTGGTCTGGATCTGGAATCAGATCGGACCTGAACTCAAGGGTGTCGCTCTTCATCGGCTGCGTCTCCGGGAAACGGATACAATTTACGCGGAGTACTTCGGACCGGATAAGTAA
- a CDS encoding queuosine precursor transporter: MEFKERLLIFLSGIFLTALILGNVIGTTKFVSVFGLVVPAGVLAYPFTFLATDLICELYGKKRAQTIVWIGFIMNFFMLGLMTIGHYLQDALGVSGATSTFERVYEFMVGNVIASMVAYLIAQTVDVHLFHFWKRLTKGKHLWLRNNLSTTASQLVDTVSILTILYLANNLGENVKTVSDLMSLIFQSYLFKFFFALFDTPLFYVGVWFLKPRVHEDPDEKSWGHHSFAEEAL; the protein is encoded by the coding sequence ATGGAATTCAAGGAAAGGCTCCTGATTTTTCTCAGTGGCATCTTTCTTACCGCCCTTATTCTGGGAAACGTGATCGGAACCACGAAGTTTGTGTCCGTGTTCGGTCTCGTGGTGCCTGCTGGAGTTCTCGCTTATCCCTTCACGTTCCTCGCGACCGATCTCATCTGTGAGCTGTACGGGAAAAAGAGAGCCCAGACGATAGTCTGGATCGGTTTCATCATGAATTTTTTTATGCTCGGTCTCATGACCATCGGTCACTACCTGCAGGATGCCCTCGGAGTCTCGGGCGCCACCTCCACCTTTGAAAGGGTCTATGAATTCATGGTGGGGAACGTGATCGCATCCATGGTGGCCTATTTGATAGCTCAAACGGTGGACGTCCATCTGTTTCATTTTTGGAAGCGTCTCACCAAAGGAAAGCACTTGTGGTTGAGAAATAACCTTTCCACGACGGCGAGCCAGCTCGTGGATACGGTTTCCATACTCACCATTCTCTATCTGGCCAACAACCTGGGGGAAAACGTGAAAACTGTCAGCGACCTGATGTCATTGATCTTCCAGTCATACCTCTTCAAGTTTTTCTTCGCACTGTTTGATACCCCTCTCTTCTATGTGGGTGTCTGGTTTCTAAAACCCCGGGTACACGAGGACCCGGACGAGAAGAGCTGGGGCCATCATTCATTTGCTGAGGAGGCACTATGA